The following are encoded in a window of Rosa chinensis cultivar Old Blush chromosome 4, RchiOBHm-V2, whole genome shotgun sequence genomic DNA:
- the LOC112199866 gene encoding E2F-associated phosphoprotein, with product MDGHDDEMKDNMPSPTNSQKTVSDDEEIDYSVKPEFYDSDLDVKDESWVQKKRKGRASDAVLSCPACFTTLCLECQRHEKYVTQYRAVFVVNCKIGSDQVIHQKGTKPRKGKSGRQSSEIETVPAGNQTFKHVSCLVCSTEVGVIDEDEVYHFFNVLPSES from the exons ATGGACGGGCAcgatgatgaaatgaaagacaATATGCCCTCTCCAACCAATTCTCAGAAAACTG tttctgatgatgaagaaatagACTACTCCGTCAAGCCAGAGTTCTATGATTCAGACCTTGATGTAAAAGATGAGTCATGGgttcaaaagaaaaggaaagggcGTGCTTCTGATGCTGTCCTGAGTTGTCCAGCTTGTTTCACCACACTGTGCCTCGAGTGTCAGAG GCATGAAAAATATGTGACACAGTACAGAGCAGTTTTTGTTGTTAACTGCAAAATTGGAAGTGATCAAGTGATCCACCAAAAAGGCACAAAACCAAGAAAGGGCAAAAGTGGGAGACAATCTTCTGAGATTGAAACAGTCCCTGCTGGAAACCAAACCTTCAAGCACGTCAGCTGCTTAGTTTGCTCAACAGAGGTAGGCGTAATTGATGAGGACGAAGTTTATCATTTCTTCAATGTTCTTCCTAGTGAGTCTTGA
- the LOC112198874 gene encoding protein FAR1-RELATED SEQUENCE 5-like: MIFAPFTGVNNYGQTIIFACAFLNDETADSFVWLFKELLNGMPGNASENAPKMIITDQDPAMTKAISEALPQTFHRYCSWHILNKFSEKLDAIKYRDYYQDFHSYIWNSSSREEFDSRWIEITEKSGLSDNKWLESIYEIRSSWIPAHVNHIFSAGVSSSQRAESQHSFFKNYVSDQNSLVEFMVQFKRGLLHQCHYKLEEDHINIDHEKSKTFMSLDIEDHMAKVYTRKLFYEVQEQLKESFKYKLELLRENVTHCVFKVMRKNIDTCKSRELTYKKYILKRWTKTARQSLMLDYDGIEVKDNKALLARRTKLFQHATDAIDKAMVSDEASQLFMECLDAFLENLKTLIGNESGQSAVVLETKIDAIQHIFNEPNQVRAKGCGRRLKKGKAREEES; encoded by the exons ATGATTTTTGCACCATTCACTGGTGTTAATAATTATGGGCAAACAATCATCTTTGCTTGTGCATTCTTAAATGATGAGACAGCCGATTCTTTTGTTTGGTTATTCAAGGAACTTCTAAATGGTATGCCAGGAAATGCATCAGAAAATGCCCCCAAAATGATTATTACTGACCAAGATCCTGCTATGACTAAAGCCATTTCAGAAGCACTCCCACAAACATTTCATAGATATTGCAGTTGGCACATTCTAAATAAATTTTCTGAGAAGCTAGATGCGATTAAATATCGGGATTACTACCAAGACTTTCATAGCTACATATGGAATTCAAGTAGTagagaggagtttgactcaaGATGGATTGAAATTACTGAGAAGAGTGGGTTGAGTGATAACAAGTGGTTGGAGTCAATATATGAAATTCGTTCGTCATGGATACCAGCACATGTAAATCATATTTTCTCAGCAGGAGTGTCAAGTAGTCAAAGAGCAGAGAGTCAACATTCTTTCTTCAAGAATTATGTTTCTGATCAGAATTCGTTGGTGGAATTTATGGTTCAGTTTAAGAGGGGACTTCTTCACCAATGCCATTATAAGTTAGAGGAGGATCATATTAATATTGATCATGAGAAGTCAAAAACTTTCATGTCCCTTGACATAGAAGATCATATGGCTAAGGTTTATACACGTAAGCTATTTTATGAAGTTCAAGAACAATTGAAAGAGAGCTTCAAGTATAAACTAGAACTTCTAAGAGAAAATGTCACTCATTGCGTGTTTAAGGTTATGCGAAAGAACATTGATACTTGTAAATCTCGTGAACTGACTTACAAAAAA TACATCTTGAAGAGATGGACTAAAACTGCAAGACAGAGTCTTATGTTAGATTATGATGGAATAGAGGTAAAAGATAACAAAGCTTTACTTGCAAGGAGGACTAAACTATTCCAGCATGCTACAGATGCAATTGATAAGGCAATGGTGAGTGATGAGGCTAGTCAACTCTTTATGGAATGCTTGGATGCTTTCTTGGAGAATCTTAAAACATTGATTGGTAATGAAAGTGGACAAAGTGCGGTAGTTTTGGAGACCAAGATTGATGCTATTCAGCATATTTTTAATGAACCAAATCAAGTGAGGGCCAAAGGGTGTGGGAGAAGGTTGAAAAAAGGAAAAGCTAGAGAAGAGGAAAGTTAA